The Leptospira montravelensis nucleotide sequence CAATGAGTGATGATATGAAACTCAGATTGGTTTTCTGGAAATAAGGAAACTCCATTTTCCCCCAAAGCCTTGTTTGCTGCCAAATCGTCTTTCATCATTTCCAATCCATACGATTCCCAAATTTTGGCTACGGTTTCCCAATCCTTAATTCCTTGGATTCGATGTTTTGCTTCTCGAATGGCATAACTCAAATTAACGGCTGTGGGACGAGATTCAAGGACAGAGGCAAGTAACGAGTTTGTTTCATTTTCAGCAACACCACCTGACCTAGATTTGGCGCCTAAAGTAAGAGCAAAAACCCCGGTAATGGCAATGGCAGGTGCTCCCCTTACAGCCATTTCTCGAATGGCAACAATGGTTTCTTCGGCGGTGGATAACTTTAAAAATTCCTTTTTCCCTGGCAAAATACGTTGGTCGAGAAGTTCTAAATAAGTCGATTTCCACTGAATGGGCAAAAATTCCGGGTGAGTCATCGATCCACTTTTTTGGTGCGATACGGAAAAAAAATACAAAAACGGGTTGACGGATCCCTGTGCGCCGCACAAAAAGGAATAGTGCATTGCACAAAACATAACCGAAAAGGAAAAATGAAAATGGAACAACAAGTAAAAGACGGATTAAACTTCATCCTAGGCGCAGTGAACACTGCAAAAGTAGAAGCAGAAAAAGCTTTTTCTGAAATCAGCTCAGGATTCCAAAACTTAGCAGCAAAAGGTGCGCAAGACCAAAGCGAAGTTTCTGTTAATCTTAGAAAATACCTTCAAGAAGGAATTTCTCAAGTAGAAACTATCATTGGAAAAGCAAACACTGTTGTCGCTGAAACAAAAGCAAAAGTAGCAACTGTTACATCAAAAGCGTAAACAAAATTTGATTTCAATCAAAACCCGGATAAGAACCTCTATCCGGGATTTTTTTTATTAAAACCTTCTCTCCACTCTTTCCAAAAATTACCCAATTCTTTGGTAAAATATTTTTCCAAAACTTCCAGATCAGAAAAACTCTCATAATTGATTTCAAAAGATGTAAAATTTTTTTCCGCCGAAGTTAGTAACCTCGTTCGAAACAATTCCATAAGCTCTAAACGAAACTCATGAAACATAGAATCAATATTTTGGTGAATTAATTGGAAATACCTTTCGATTGCATTAGAAAAAATATGATCCGCAGATAAAAAAGAATATTCAACCGAGTCTTTTGCCACTTCTACAAAGAAAGTTTCCCAAAGTTCGGCCAATGCACTATCTTTGTTTTTACAATCATAGGCTTGGCATATGGAGGCACCGTAAAAAGAAAAGTTTTGGCTTTTGGGGTCCCCCGTAAAAATGGGATGAATCATACAACCAATTCGTTGTTTGGCGCTATCTACGTATCCCAAAAAAGGACAATTGTAAGTCATCTCATCTTTTTTAGGAATGGAGGTTTCTTTCGTTTCTCTATCTTTGCGATAAATGGGAAAGGTATGACGAATTTCAAAATCAACAGTGGCCTGAAATTCAGAAGTTCTTTCTAACAAAAGTGTTTTAAATTCTTTTGGTTGGAGTTTTAAATTAAATAAACCGCAGCAGGCACCACAAGATACATTACCAAATTCAGGATGGCATAAACTCAATTCTGCTTAGCTCCTAAAACAAAGGGAGTGAGTCCATTAAATACAAGTTCCAAATCTCCTGTTTCCTTTTTTTCTTTAAAGTAAGTGGGAAAAGGAATCACAATTTTACGACTTTCATGCAACAGAACAAGGTTTCCTTTGTGTTTAGAAAGTTGTTCCTGTAATTTGTCTTTGGATCCAGGAGAAGATGGATACAAGTAAGCGGGTTTTATCCCTTTAAAATAAAAATGGGGATTATGATTTTCTGAAACGAGAAGAATACTGATTTTTTCTAATTCGGAAAACTCAAGTAACATGTTTTCTAAAAAGAACTGGAGAATGATTTGGTAAGATTCAATTTCTTCTTCCTGGATTTCATCTCTTTCCCAAGATTCCATCCACCCTACGATTTTAAATATAGTTTCTTTTTGTTCGTGTAAAACGGGTAAAGCTTGTTCTAAAATACTTGAAATTTTAAGTTTTTGAAAATCCCATACACAACCATAAACAAGTTCCCACCATTTTCGTAGTGTAACCGCATCATCAGGGTTATTCGGAATAGATTTGTTCATTGCATGGGCTGCATGATCACTAAATACCATCATCCCAAGCACTTGACTGATTGCTTCAAACAACTTAGCCAAACCGAGGATATTGTTTTTACCAGTTGTTTTCGATTTTCCTGAGTTCACTAACTTGGAATACGCCACGGCGATTGGTGTGGGGAAAAATTCCAAAACTGATGTTGGATTCAAAATTTTTGCTGAATGGAAGTTTCTTCTTTCTTTAACAAATAAAGAAAAATCTGGATTACCATACAATGCATAGTTTGCCCAAGTTAAATCATTAGCATGGTAGTTCCGTCTTGCAAATTCTTTGGACAAAAACAAAGACTCACCTACCGATTTGTCAGAAAACAAAAAAGTATAAAACCTTACGGTAAAATCGATAGTTCTTTCGTTGTCTAAAATTTCCCAATTGGTACCGACAAAAGTTTTGATACCGGCAGTCAAAAATGCGCCTGCATATTGGTTCATCACATTCGTATTTAATTTTTTGCCAGCTGACTTTGCAGACATACAAGAATTAGAAAATACTAAATCAGTGTCGATGCCCGTTGATTTAATTTCACGTGCTTTTAATACTTTACCGTCAGATAATAACCAACCGTTTTCTAATGAATCATCTGAAAAATGAAGGTGACCTGAATAATGAATGATATGTTTATCTTTTATTAGAGAAAGTAACTTTAGTTTGGTGACTTGTTTGCCACCAATGAACTCTAACTCTAAAAGATGTGTAGGAACTTTTTGGCTTAAAACAGAAAATAAAACCTCACCTTCTTTTTGTGCATGAGGTAGGTCTTCTGTAGGATCGGCAATGATAAGCATTTTGATCTTTCGATTTTCATGATGGGTAGGACGGTGTAACCCGCCTCGAATTGTTTTTCCTATTCGAAATTTGTCTGAAAGGAAACTGGTACCGTCATGTAATAATTCCCAAGGAACCAAGGCAAGAGTTGGATCAATATTAAAATGAATGCTATGTTTGGTTGTGTTTTTTAATTTTTCAATAATCGATTGTGGAAAAAACTGTTGGTAGAAAGTTTCACCAAGGATTTTTAAATCTTGTAAGATATCTGCATTGAGGATTTGGTTTGGTTTAGAAAGAACCGATTGGGAAACGTGGACAAGTCTCTCCACTTCTCCTAAATATTCTAATATTAAATCATCGTCTAACGTAGACTGAATATGGGATTCTTCGACAGGAAGATGATCTTCCAAAACATTGAAGATATTTACGTTACCAACTCTATCGATGATTAGGGAGAGCATGCTCCCATGAACCTATCCAACTAGGATAGACAAGTCAAACGATTTTGATTGGCCAGGACCAACAAACTCTATGGTGTAACTACCTGGGACTAAACCGGAAAAGCTAGCACTCCCTTCTAGGCTGATTTTACTAGAAAGAATAAACCTTCCTTCTCTACGTAAGTTCACTTGTTGGAAGGCCGGAGTCCCTTCTGCTTTCACGGAAAGGTAAACTTCCGTTTGGTTTTCTTTTACAATTTGGTAATAGAACTTTTGGTTTTCGTTAGTGGTCTCTTCGAAGATCACTGCATTTGCATCGCCCGAACGAACT carries:
- a CDS encoding sigma-54 down-regulated protein translates to MEQQVKDGLNFILGAVNTAKVEAEKAFSEISSGFQNLAAKGAQDQSEVSVNLRKYLQEGISQVETIIGKANTVVAETKAKVATVTSKA
- a CDS encoding CHAT domain-containing protein, yielding MLSLIIDRVGNVNIFNVLEDHLPVEESHIQSTLDDDLILEYLGEVERLVHVSQSVLSKPNQILNADILQDLKILGETFYQQFFPQSIIEKLKNTTKHSIHFNIDPTLALVPWELLHDGTSFLSDKFRIGKTIRGGLHRPTHHENRKIKMLIIADPTEDLPHAQKEGEVLFSVLSQKVPTHLLELEFIGGKQVTKLKLLSLIKDKHIIHYSGHLHFSDDSLENGWLLSDGKVLKAREIKSTGIDTDLVFSNSCMSAKSAGKKLNTNVMNQYAGAFLTAGIKTFVGTNWEILDNERTIDFTVRFYTFLFSDKSVGESLFLSKEFARRNYHANDLTWANYALYGNPDFSLFVKERRNFHSAKILNPTSVLEFFPTPIAVAYSKLVNSGKSKTTGKNNILGLAKLFEAISQVLGMMVFSDHAAHAMNKSIPNNPDDAVTLRKWWELVYGCVWDFQKLKISSILEQALPVLHEQKETIFKIVGWMESWERDEIQEEEIESYQIILQFFLENMLLEFSELEKISILLVSENHNPHFYFKGIKPAYLYPSSPGSKDKLQEQLSKHKGNLVLLHESRKIVIPFPTYFKEKKETGDLELVFNGLTPFVLGAKQN